One stretch of Thalassophryne amazonica chromosome 17, fThaAma1.1, whole genome shotgun sequence DNA includes these proteins:
- the ptges gene encoding prostaglandin E synthase, which produces MIGNEVFSCFVFYGVLLVIKMYIIAIITGQVRLRKKAFANPEDALRHGGMQYYREDPDVERCRRAHRNDLENIIPFLFLGAVYSIIGPSLTVARFHFLVFLLARVVHSIAYLFVLRAPTRSLAYIVGQIPCISMALQILIAVAAYA; this is translated from the exons ATGATAGGAAACGAGGTTTTCTCCTGTTTCGTTTTTTACGGCGTCCTTCTGGTGATAAAGATGTACATCATCGCGATAATAACGGGACAAGTCAGGCTGAGGAAAAAG GCTTTTGCCAACCCCGAGGACGCGTTGAGACACGGAGGTATGCAGTATTACAGAGAGGACCCGGACGTAGAAAGGTGCCGCAG AGCTCACCGTAATGACCTCGAGAACATCATCCCCTTCCTGTTCCTTGGTGCTGTCTACTCCATTATAGGCCCTTCCTTGACTGTGGCTCGCTTTCACTTCCTGGTTTTCCTCCTCGCCCGTGTGGTCCACAGCATAGCCTACCTGTTTGTGCTGCGTGCGCCGACCCGCTCTCTTGCCTACATTGTTGGACAGATACCTTGCATTTCCATGGCACTGCAGATTCTCATAGCAGTTGCTGCTTACGCGTAA